CACAGTAATCACTCACTATTATAGAAGTATTGAGAAAGGCCTGACGGTAGAAAGGCATGATACTTAAACCTTTTAGTTAAGTCTGAACGCATCCTCATAACTTCTATTATAGACGTTTTAACAATGTTAAAAATGTTGTGTTTTTGACAGGATTAAGTCAGAATTTCCGAATATATATGAAAACATATAATTGCGATTAATAAGGCTCTCCAAAAATAGGAGAGCCGGTTCAAATATAACACTATTACTAGTGCTTACTAATCAAATATGCACTTACAAATTCGCTCCAAAGCTTATGCCCCAGATCATTGGGCTGAGATTGATCTGGAGTTAAGTATTCTTTAATATCTTCAGTATTAGGATCTGGCCACATACTCCAATGGTCCAAGTAAACCAGATGGTTTTCCTCTGCGTATTGTTTTAATGATGCAATTTGTACTGGATAATATTTAGCATTATAAATTGGATTAGCCGGCATTAAAATGACATCAATAGCAGGAGAAACTTGCTTAATGTTTTCTAATGTTGTCGTTAAGTTTGCAAGAGTAGTATCAATAGAAATATATCCATTATTTTTTAAAATAAATGGCTCAAATAATAGTAAGTCCGCATGTAAATCTGCAAGTTCAAATTGTTTGTTTTCTGCAATAAAAACATCTGAGGTGC
The DNA window shown above is from Bacillus sp. T3 and carries:
- a CDS encoding SGNH/GDSL hydrolase family protein, translated to MKTILTMLYGIICIAFIGFSHFWWNEKTTVLQAAELSNGLSNQAIVQQETIDHLLPLTENWPDTSVENLKKAIKEQRPFKIVIAGSDVLGGETGWAQATKAKLLEAYGKENLTVEIREYNGTSDVFIAENKQFELADLHADLLLFEPFILKNNGYISIDTTLANLTTTLENIKQVSPAIDVILMPANPIYNAKYYPVQIASLKQYAEENHLVYLDHWSMWPDPNTEDIKEYLTPDQSQPNDLGHKLWSEFVSAYLISKH